In Oscarella lobularis chromosome 5, ooOscLobu1.1, whole genome shotgun sequence, the genomic window CTAGCGAATCTGCGCCACTTTCACTTTCATTTTTCCCATTCAGCGAACTCGTGATGAAACCAGCTCAACATCTTCGGGTCGTCCGTCGTTTCCCTCTGAAAgactcatcatcatcgtcgtctgagTCTTCATCCGAGCGGTTCGAGCGAGACGAAGGAGTAATGGTGGGGATAATAGTGAGCTCCAACGTACACGCCGTTGCGGTGAAATGGGACTGTGAAACGGATGAAGAAACATTTCACGCAGCGGAAGATGGGACCTTTGGACTGAGCGTGCTCGATGTTAGCCCTCAACTTGAAGGTGGGTGATCAGTGGACGGTGAACTTTGCGTTATAATTAACCGACTGGGGTTTCTttagacgacgttgacgttcgCTGCACTGCCTGCAGCGTTTACCCTATCGTGGGAATATTTTGGAAATGCGATGTGTGTTTCGACGTTTATTTGTGTTCACCCTGCTATCACGCCTCAAAGCACGACATTGATCATAGCTTTTGGTGCATTCCGTTTAGGAGAGCGTCTTGGTATAACGAACGATagtctgtttttttttgggTGGGGTAATCCAGTGCTGCGTGTATTAGGATTCCAGTTGGCAAGCGAATGGGTGCCTTTCAGGTAAACGCGAGAGGTCTGTTTCCCAATGCTCTGGTAAAGGATGCGTCTGAGCCGTCAAAGGAGCTGACAGTTGCTGAAGGCGGCTTagtattatttaattaatggcTTTCTTAAAATACTTttggaaaatattttttacaGGCTTGCAGACTGTCGATAAGGGACTCCGACGgtgaagaaatcgacgatgaagacgacgtcagccTACTCATGAGAAAAGTATACATGGCAAATGCAGATCAAGTGGTTTTGGTACTATTAGGGACTGTTTAGGTAACTTGCGTCCGATCTGCACGAGGTCCGAAGATATTTCGAGATCATTTGCCCATTCTTGGTTTCAGTATTTCCGGAGAAGAGACTGCTGAGCGTCGTTTAGATGCTGGACGTAGAGGTCACTTTACCTTCAAtgtcggcgatttcgttgTAATTGACGCTGAAGCTGCCGTTGCTGAAATTTTGCAGCAACACGTCAACTTGCCATCAATAGCGTTTCAAAGAATGCTTGATGTGCCTGCCGAAGTAAAAGCTGTAAAAGCAACTAATGGTATCAGCGTGGCAACGGTGGAGCACAGAGACTGGTCTGTAAAGGAAGGGGAAGAGGCCAGAACATGGGAGTTAAACTCGGCGATCCTTAGAAGCCACGGCGTAGTAAGAAAAAGCCACAGAACAAATTGTATTGATTGTTCATGTTGTATGTAGTGTTTGCAGTGCAAACGAGAAAAGGCGGTTGTTCAGTTTTCTGTGCCCTGTGCTCACGTGGTCACTTGCATAGGTTTGTTGGAGTTTTCACACCGCACGTTTCATTTTCGAAATTGTGTTTTTTCTTAAACAAGATTGTTCAACCGAAAGAATTCTTTGCCCAAAGTGTGACAAGAAAGTTTACAAGAGTGTACACCTGAGAACAGGTATGCGCTGATAAGAAGAGGAAAGGTGGCTAATGTTTTTataggaaaagaaattattGGCGACGAAGCTTTCAAGAAGATCTACGAAAGAGCTCTGAAGACCGGAGAAGCAAGAATCTCTCGTGCTCGCTTTGTCATTGTAGGACAAGATGGCGTAGGTAAAACCTGCTTGGTGAATTCGCTTCTAAAGAAAGTTTTCCATCCATGCGCAAGCACGGATGGAGTGGCTTGCACATTAGTTATGAGAAACGTCATTGACTGGATAGAAGTAAAATGCGATGACGACAAACATGGTCACTATCTTGATTCATCGATACACGGTACAACTGGATCAATGCAGAGCAACTTTGAAAAAGATCCAGTCAGTGCAACTGATGTCATTTCAGAACCTCAACTTGCTGTGGAATCGTCTCGTAAGCATCGGAGAAAAGTTGAAGAGAGATCTGCTATCGAATCCGACGTTGAACCGGTTCAGATCGATTCTGATGAACTATTGCGAGACGATGTTGATAAACTGACTCCGTCTCAAAGGCGAGAACTGCGGCGTTTTATGAACGATCCTGGGGAATCggaaagcaaaaaagacCAACTGATTATCAATGTCTGGGACCACGGTGGCCAGGAGTGTTACCTGATGGCACACGCTGCTCTTCTTGGGGATTATTCTGAATTTGCGTCAGGTGTTTACGCTATTGTGTTTAATCAAGCACTGCGACTAGCCGACAAAGCAGTGTCAACGTACCGCAAAGACGGCTGTGCGCCTGAAGAGGGAGAAACGCAGGAGCTCGCCTACATTGAGTCTAATGAAGATTTTATACTGTACTGGATTTCAAGTATACAAATTGCTCACCCAGACGAGGAAAATGATTCGGAAACGCAGGCTTACATGGGGTCGTCTCTAGGAGTAAATTTTCCTCCAGTGATGCTGATTGGCACAAATGACGATGCCAAAGCGTTTGCCAGCCAAAATAAGTCAGAAAACAACAAAAGACTCGAAGCAGTGTTTCGCACAAAGTCGTATCAGTCCCACCTCATTCGACCCCAAAACGACACGCTTTTCTTCCCTATTGACAATACAAAGTCTGGCAGCGCCGATGAGGACCCTGCAATAGACATTCGCAGTACTATTGAGAAGATTTGTAAAGATTATTGGGCCGACAAGCCCGCTCCTGTTCGATGGCTTCGGCTTGAAAAACTTTGCAATCGAGTAcgagacaaagagaaaaagcacCTTTTGACAAA contains:
- the LOC136187816 gene encoding uncharacterized protein → MKPAQHLRVVRRFPLKDSSSSSSESSSERFERDEGVMVGIIVSSNVHAVAVKWDCETDEETFHAAEDGTFGLSVLDVSPQLEDDVDVRCTACSVYPIVGIFWKCDVCFDVYLCSPCYHASKHDIDHSFWCIPFRRASWIPVGKRMGAFQVNARGLFPNALVKDASEPSKELTVAEGGLACRLSIRDSDGEEIDDEDDVSLLMRKVTCVRSARGPKIFRDHLPILGFSISGEETAERRLDAGRRGHFTFNVGDFVVIDAEAAVAEILQQHVNLPSIAFQRMLDVPAEVKAVKATNGISVATVEHRDWSVKEGEEARTWELNSAILRSHGVCLQCKREKAVVQFSVPCAHVVTCIDCSTERILCPKCDKKVYKSVHLRTGKEIIGDEAFKKIYERALKTGEARISRARFVIVGQDGVGKTCLVNSLLKKVFHPCASTDGVACTLVMRNVIDWIEVKCDDDKHGHYLDSSIHGTTGSMQSNFEKDPVSATDVISEPQLAVESSRKHRRKVEERSAIESDVEPVQIDSDELLRDDVDKLTPSQRRELRRFMNDPGESESKKDQLIINVWDHGGQECYLMAHAALLGDYSEFASGVYAIVFNQALRLADKAVSTYRKDGCAPEEGETQELAYIESNEDFILYWISSIQIAHPDEENDSETQAYMGSSLGVNFPPVMLIGTNDDAKAFASQNKSENNKRLEAVFRTKSYQSHLIRPQNDTLFFPIDNTKSGSADEDPAIDIRSTIEKICKDYWADKPAPVRWLRLEKLCNRVRDKEKKHLLTKRELYSYGRSMCGITSDNEMAGALLYLSSLGVILFYENVPELEQTIFIDPEWLVRVVCSFVTAEKPPQRLIAEWQIAKDTGVVDKRLARHFLDRVRVDKCHHNLIFTILGYFDIVYSGQDHKRNGSYIVPSLVQKKMTIAQLKEVSGEQSFLVFAPRGLDCFPEPLFFRLVVRCLRHYVCENEERARNWYLFHSYWFKFVLFYWKKKYVLVSVREVQDCDFSTLNAECVKLRAFLTKQLEEARKLGMKGFKFDVCAESKDSIGDSIEKSTYVCIDDCVLKSDVERAKIWMQAKKRKRTSERRHSPEKRTKVLKSQPDTEMPMSLGESQNAKPVSFPADDELVSDALMKACASVGGSKWEALSIALDISLNDRSNIGEFIHDNFTRMFRVLELWKKQSKSPTAGQLLRSFKDFGGISRRAIEMEFKELYGH